From Sphingobacteriales bacterium:
GGGTGATTTTTGAAATCAAGCATTTGCAATCCTGCCATTATGGCTCAATAACAAGGATGCGGCTGCCATTTTTTCGTATATCCGGAAAAGTGCAGGGCAAAATTTCCGATTTTATTACTTAGGTACACCATTTGCATAACAAGCAGATAGAAAGCATTTTAACCCTTAATTTTACAAATAAAAACAACCGAAAACAACATTACCATGAATATTAATAATTTCACCATCAAATCGCAAGAGGCTATAGCTGGCAGCCAAAGTTTGGCTTATAATTTAGGCCATCAGGCTATTGAACCGTTGCACCTCTTGCGCAGTTTGTTAAATACCGACGACAGCGTAACGCCATTTTTACTTAAAAAAGCAGGTGTAAATATGGTATCGCTAACAAAAAATACCGATAAAGCATTGGAGCAAATGCCTATAACCAAGGGCGAGGTTGGCCAGCAATACATGACGCAGCCCGCCAACCAAGTGCTGTTTAAAGCGCAGGGCATAGCAAAAAAACGTGGAGACGATTTTGTATCGGTAGAGCATTTATTGCTGGCACTTATTGAGGTAGGCAGCCAGGCCAGCAGTTTGCTAAAAGAGGCCGGATGCACCGCCGCAATTATTGAAAAAGCTATTGCCGAACTGCGGCAGGGCGAAAAAGTAACCGACCAAAGTGCCGAAGAAAAATACAACGCCCTCGAAAAGTATGCTATCAATTTAAACAACCAAGCCCTTGAAGGAAAACTTGATCCGGTAATTGGCCGCGATGAAGAAATACGGCGATTGCTCCATATTTTAAGCCGCCGGCGCAAAAACAACCCCATTTTAGTAGGTGCTGCCGGTGTGGGCAAAACCGCAGTTGCCGAAGGCATTGCCCAACGCATTATTAGCGGAGATGTGCCCGAAAATCTTAAAAACAAAACCGTTTTTGCCTTAGATATGGGGGCATTAATGGCGGGTGCAAAATACCGGGGCGAGTTTGAAGAACGCCTTAAAGCAGTAATAAAAGAAGTGGTAAAAAGTGAGGGCGAAATTATTTTGTTTATAGACGAAATTCATACGCTTGTAGGTGCGGGCGCAAGCGAAAGCGCCTTAGATGCCGCCAATATTTTAAAACCGGCCTTAGCACGCGGCGAACTTAGAGCTATTGGTGCAACCACCTTAAACGAATATCAAAAATACATTGAAAAAGATAAAGCCTTAGAGCGTCGTTTTCAGAAAGTATTGGTTGATGAGCCAAACCAAACAGATGCAATAGCCATTTTGCGCGGTTTAAAAGAGCGATACGAAACCCACCATAAAGTAAAAATTAAAGACGAAGCCATTATTGCCGCCGTTGAGCTTTCGACGAGGTATATTACCGACAGGCAACTGCCCGATAAAGCCATTGATTTGGTGGACGAAGCCGCTGCCAAATTGCGCCTGACAATGGATTCACTTCCGGAGGAATTAGACAATTTAGAACGCAAAATCAGACTCTTGGAAATTGAACGCGAAGCCATAAAACGCGAAAATGACGAAGCAAAAATCGCACAGCTAAACCAACAATTATCCGGATTAAACGAGCAAAGAGATGCCTTTTTGACAAAATGGAAAACCGAAAAAAACCTGATAGACCAAATTCAACATCAAAAATTGCAAATTGAAAGCTATAAACTACAAGCCGAACAAGCCGAGCGCGCCGGCGACTATGCCCGTGTAGCCGAATTGCGTTATGGCCTGATAAAAAAAGCCGAAGATGAAATTAAACAATTAGAAGGACAACTACAACAAATAGGCAGCAACCGAATTATAAAACAAGCCGTTGATGCCGAAGATATTGCCACAGTCGTATCGAAATGGACGCAGGTGCCGGTAAGCAAAATGTTAGAAGGCGAACAACTTAAATTATTGCGCATAGAAGAAGAAATCGGTCGCCGGGTAATTGGGCAAACCGAAGCCATTACCGCAATAGCCGATGCAATAAGGCGCAGCCGGGCAGGCCTGCACGACCCCAAACGCCCAATTGGCTCGTTTATATTTTTAGGCAGCACGGGTGTGGGCAAAACCGAATTGGCCAAAGCCTTAGCCGAGTTTTTGTTTAATGACGAAAATGCTTTAACCCGAATTGATATGAGCGAATACCAAGAAAGACACGCTGTGTCGCGGTTGGTAGGTGCGCCTCCCGGATACGTTGGCTACGACGAGGGTGGGCAACTTACCGAGGCAGTGCGAACAAAACCTTACTCGGTAATACTACTCGATGAAATTGAAAAAGCACATCCGGATGTTTTTAATATATTGTTGCAAATGCTCGACGAAGGCCGACTTACCGACAATAAAGGACGGGTTGCCAATTTTAAAAATACTATTATCATTATGACCTCGAACTTAGGCGCAGAGATGATTTTAGAAAATTTTGACCAATTAAACGAACGCGATTGGGATGCTACCTTGCAAAAAACCAAACGGCAGTTAGATGAATTGTTGAAAAGGTCGTTCAGACCCGAATTTTTAAACCGGGTTGATGAAATAATAGTATTTGAACCCTTGCGCCAAATCCAAATACGCGAGGTGGTGCAGTTGCGCATTAACGAACTTAACGAAATGATTGCCAAACAGGGTTTCCAAATTCATATTACCCCCGATGCCTTAGATTGGCTGGCACAAAAAGGCTACGACCCGCAATTTGGGGCAAGACCACTAAAAAGAGTGATCCAAAAATATGTGGTGAACGCCTTATCGAAACAAATATTAGCCGGCGAACTCAATAAGGACCGCATTTTATGGGTAGATGCCATTGATGATGACTTAGTGTTTTACAGCAAAAACGAGGCTGTAACAGTTTAAAACAATAACCGTTCAACAATT
This genomic window contains:
- the clpB gene encoding ATP-dependent chaperone ClpB; the encoded protein is MNINNFTIKSQEAIAGSQSLAYNLGHQAIEPLHLLRSLLNTDDSVTPFLLKKAGVNMVSLTKNTDKALEQMPITKGEVGQQYMTQPANQVLFKAQGIAKKRGDDFVSVEHLLLALIEVGSQASSLLKEAGCTAAIIEKAIAELRQGEKVTDQSAEEKYNALEKYAINLNNQALEGKLDPVIGRDEEIRRLLHILSRRRKNNPILVGAAGVGKTAVAEGIAQRIISGDVPENLKNKTVFALDMGALMAGAKYRGEFEERLKAVIKEVVKSEGEIILFIDEIHTLVGAGASESALDAANILKPALARGELRAIGATTLNEYQKYIEKDKALERRFQKVLVDEPNQTDAIAILRGLKERYETHHKVKIKDEAIIAAVELSTRYITDRQLPDKAIDLVDEAAAKLRLTMDSLPEELDNLERKIRLLEIEREAIKRENDEAKIAQLNQQLSGLNEQRDAFLTKWKTEKNLIDQIQHQKLQIESYKLQAEQAERAGDYARVAELRYGLIKKAEDEIKQLEGQLQQIGSNRIIKQAVDAEDIATVVSKWTQVPVSKMLEGEQLKLLRIEEEIGRRVIGQTEAITAIADAIRRSRAGLHDPKRPIGSFIFLGSTGVGKTELAKALAEFLFNDENALTRIDMSEYQERHAVSRLVGAPPGYVGYDEGGQLTEAVRTKPYSVILLDEIEKAHPDVFNILLQMLDEGRLTDNKGRVANFKNTIIIMTSNLGAEMILENFDQLNERDWDATLQKTKRQLDELLKRSFRPEFLNRVDEIIVFEPLRQIQIREVVQLRINELNEMIAKQGFQIHITPDALDWLAQKGYDPQFGARPLKRVIQKYVVNALSKQILAGELNKDRILWVDAIDDDLVFYSKNEAVTV